A stretch of DNA from Chloroflexota bacterium:
AGCAGGCATTATACAGTCCCACGATTTGGTCGGCGTGTTCCTCCCTATGGAGAGATTAGGTCTGGCTACCTCACTGGCGAGTATATGGCTAACTGCGGTGATGAGCATTTACCTGCTGGCCCTGACAGTAGCGGGCTTAGCCTTCACCCCAATGGCCAGACCAAGATGGGGGGCTATAGTTATCTGGATCTGGTTACTCAGTTATCTCGGCTCATATATAATACTCGGTTTTCACAGGGGCTTCTCCGCTCAATTTTCAGGAGAGTTTATTGCTCCCCTTTCCCTCCTCGCCGCCCTATTCATAACCCATTTTCAAGAAATGGCGATAGAATCCGGAGCGAAAACTGCCTTTATTGTTATAACGACCTCGCTGGTGTTGATCTGCACCCTGACCCTTCCGGTGCGACCATTTTTCGTCAAGGAAGGAACGCTCACCTTCGTCGAGTTGCTGGGCAGCGGGGTAACAGCCGAGACTACAAACAAAGTGGCCACATATATCCGAGAGCACTCTGGTCCGAACGATGAGATAGCAGTAGGGGCTCTCCAATATGCCACCCAATCGGGCAGACGTCAAATGCTGGACCTGGCCCACGCCATCAGTTATAATGGCCAGAATCCGGGAGTTGAGCGTCTCAAGATTCATCCCCTAGCAGAAATTATCAGCTATTTTGCCTCCCATCCGGTCAGATACCTGATTGAAGACGACCTCCGACCAGCTTTCCCCTATCTGGATGATATAAAAGAGCTAAATTATAAACTGGTCGCCACCATCAATGGGGTGCGCATCTACGAAAGGGCACCGAATAAGGGTTTCGCTGAGGCTGCTCAGTTTGTAAAAGATAATCGTTCTCCAGCTGATATAGTGCTATCATCCTCCATGCTCGGTCACTTATACCTGGGTTCTTTCAATTTCTTCGCCCTGGAGAAGGGATATGAGAACTATGTAGAGCAACGGGATGGGAAGCTGGTAGATAGATGGAAAGGTGCCCCCTTACTCAAGACCACTGATCAGCTAAAAGAAGTCCTACAGCATCAGGGGCGAGTATGGTTTATTGTCCCGCAGGATAGATATCTGAACAATTACAGCCTCGATTTCAGGCGCTACGTGAGGGAGACGATGCAGCTGGTCGCCCTTTATGATGGCGTACGCGTTTATGTGCACGATACCCAACGCCAATGGCCTACCGTTCAATTGCCCATGGTCAATCTAGTGAAAAATGGTGATTTTGAGGGCCTCAATGCCCAGGGGGAACCTAAAGATTGGCTCGCTGATAGCTGGAGGGGTTCTACTCAGTTGCAATCCATAGAGCAAGAGGAAATGAGGGGGAATGTAGCTAAAATAGCTAAAACTAATGGCGATGGCGGTGCCTCCTACGTCCAGCGCCTGCCTGTAAAGCCTGAGCAAGCATACCATTTCCAGTGCCGCGTCAAGGGGAGCGGGGCCAGGATTGTGATGGAGTTTTACACCAGTAGCGGCTATCACCTGGAAAGGGCCCTCACCTATGCCCCTAAGGATGGCCCCATCCCCTCCTCAACTGAATGGCACAACTTCACTTTCGAGGTCGAGGCGCCTGCTGAGGCCGCCACCGTCCTGATTCGCTTGGCCGTCTATGGGGTGAACACGGCCTGGTTCGATAACATCGTTTTCAACGAAGTAGAGGAGTGACGTGAATATCCTGATGATTGCCCCGGAGCCCTTCTTTCAGCCACGGGGGACGCCGTTTAGTATATATTCACGGCTACGGGCTCTCTCTGCTCTTGGCCACAAGATCGACCTGGTTACTTACCATATCGGGCAGAATATTCAGATTGAGGGTGTCCAGATTCATAGAGCCTATCCTATCCCATTCATCCATCGAGTGAAACCAGGGCCATCTTACAAGAAGGCGCTATTGGACATACCCCTCTTTATCAAGGCCTTAGCTCTCCTGAGCCGAAAACGCTATGATTACATTCATGCGCACGAAGAGGCCATCTTTTTCGGGGCCATCGCCGCGAAGTTGTTCAATACGCCCTACCTATACGACATGCATTCTGACCTGGCCGAACAACTCCTTAACTTCGATTTCACCACTAATAGGTTCATTCTGAGTCTGGTCAAAACCGTACAAGGATGGGTTATCAAGGATGCCGATGTGGTCATCACGATCTCCAGGGATTTGGAGGATAGGGTCAATCTGCTCTACCGAAGCAAACGGGCGGTGTTGATCGAAAACATAGCCGTTGAGTTGAATGGTCCAGCCGGTCAGGAGGAGATGTGGCGGCTCAGAGAAGAGTTCAGATTAGAGGATAGGGCCATCGTTCTATATACAGGAACTTTTGAGCCTTACCAGGGGCTAGATCTATTGATTCGCAGCCTACCCCTCGTAGCCGAACGACATCCCGAGGTGATCTATCTACTTGTCGGTGGCGAACCCGCTCAGATCGAAGCACTGGCTCAGCTGGCAGAACATGTGGGACAAGGAGAGAGGGTCATCTTCGCAGGTAGCCGCCCGGTCAGCGAGATGGCTGCCTTTATGGAACTAGCCCACATCCTCGTCTCACCCCGAAGCTCAGGTACCAATACACCCCTGAAGATATATTCCTATCTTCAGTCGGGCAAGCCAATCATCGCCACAAACCTGCCCACCCACACCCAGGCTCTGAATAGTTCCGCGGCCTTGCTTGTTGAGCCTACCGAGCAGGCTCTAGCTGAAGGCATCATTCGTCTCTTGGAAGATGCAAATCTGCGCGAGGAATTGGGTAGGAAGGGGAAAACTTTCAACGAGTCCAGATACAATAGCCAAAGCTTCCTTATCAAAGTCAAGGAGATTTGCGATTACCTGGAATCAAAGAGGCATGCCAAATTTCCTTAACCAGTCCAGATCGATTCTGCGGTAAGACGGTCATTGCCAGATGGCTCATTTCGGGCATCTTGGTTCTATAACAGAGATCACTCTGTATTGATGAGTGGCTGTATTCCAAAGGGGACGTAATAGCCCTACATTAAAAAGGAGCATCATTGATAGATGTATTGCTAGTGAACCCTCCCTCGGATTTGGAGAGGTCTTATGGGAGGATGGCGAGGGTTCAGGTTGCCCAGGTACCGATGGGCATCGCTTACCTGGCCGCCGTCCTGGAGAAACATCAGGTAAGCGTTGCGGTCATCGATGCCTACGCCCTGGGGGTAGGACTGACCACTATTAGGGATACTATCGCTGAACATAGGCCCAAGATAGTTGGCTTCTCCTGTCTGACACCAAACGCACCGATCGTTTATCAAATGACGCAGGCTATAAAGGAACAATTTCCTTGGCTGATCGTAGTAATGGGAAACACCCATCCTAGCGTCTTCGCGGCTGAGACCTTGCGTGAGGGTTTTGCCGACGTCATCGTACACGGTGAAGGAGAGTATTCCTTGCTCGAACTTACTCAAGCAATCCTTGGAGGAGCCGCCTTTGACTCTATCAAAGGTATATCATACCGGGAGGTGGATAGCCTCAGACATAACCCTCCCCGGGAACGGATCTTGAACCTAGATGAGCTACCCTTCCCGGCCAGGCATCTCCTCCCTATGACTAGGTACCACCTAGCACCCCACGGCGTGATTAAGGAACCTGTAGCTACGATGTTGGCTACGAGGGGGTGCCCTAACCAGTGCACCTTCTGTTCCATTGGCATGGGTAGAAGATACCGCAAGAGGAGCCCCAAGAATATCGTCGATGAAATGGAGTTTTTGGTCAAGGAATATCGGGTTAGACAGATTTCCTTCCTCGATGCCCTATTTCCTCTAGGAAAACAGTTTGGTAAAGCTGTCTGCGCTGAAATCATTCAAAGAGGGCTGCAAAGGAGGTCCATTTGGACCTGCGAGACCAGGGTTAACGCTGTAGACTTAGAACTGTTAGAAGCGATGAGGGAAGCCGGCTGTGCCAGGATAGCCTTTGGCATCGAAGCCGGCTCCCAGCAGTTGCTGGATGGGATCAAGAAGGGGTTTACATTGGAGGAAGTCAGACAAGCCGTCAAATACGCCAGGCAGGTAGGACTATCGACAGTCGGACTTTTCATGCTGGGGTTGCCTGGAGAGACCACCGAGCTGAGCCGCCAGACCATAGATTTCGCCTTGGGGCTCAACCTGGATTTTGCCAAGTTCAACATCACTGTGCCCTATCCAGGTTCTGAACTCTTTGAGCAAGCCAAAGGTGAAGGGCGCATAAAGCTGCACGACTGGAGCCAATTTACCAGCTATCCGTTGTACGCTAAAAGCGAGCCAGTCTACGTTCCGGCGGGCATGACGGAAGAGGAGCTGACCACCCTCCAGGCGGAGGCCCTTCGCCGCTTCTACCTCCGCCCCCGCCTCATCCTGCGCCACCTATGTCAGGTCAGGAGTCTGAACGCCAGCGGATATCTAGCGGGATTGATGATGCTATGGGAACCACTTTGGACTAAAGTAAAGAGGCTAATGGTTTCCTAAAATGTCCATTCTCATTGTAACCCAAGGGTAGAGGAATCCACAGTGTGTGGTATTTGTGGCCTCTATATAAGACAGACAAGGGATCAACCCAGTGAGGCCCTGCTGCGCCGCATGACCGATACGCTCGCCCACCGCGGCCCAGACGATGCTGGAGTATTTCTGGATCAACAGGTGGGTCTTGGCCATCGTCGCCTAAGCATCATCGACCTGGAAACTGGGCACCAGCCCATATTTAACGAGGACAAGACCCTGGCCATCGTCTGCAATGGGGAAATCTATAACTACCAAGAGTTGCGGACAGAGCTAAAGGGAAAAGGACATCTCTTCCACACGCAGAGCGACACAGAGGTCATCATCCACCTTTATGAGGAAAAGGGCGTCGACTGTCTATCTCATCTGCGGGGGATGTTCGCCTTTGCCCTTTGGGACGGCCTAACAAGGACCCTATTCTTGGCCCGGGACCGCCTGGGCATTAAGCCCCTCTTTTATGCCCTGGGGCCGCAAGGGCTGGTCTTTGGCTCGGAACTGAAGGCTATCTTACAGGCGGAGTGGGCGCCCAGGGATATAGACGTAGAGGCACTCCATCACTACCTGCTATTCGATTACATCGCCGCACCCCATACTATCTTCCAGGCCGTCAAGAAGCTTCCCCCAGCTCATTACCTCCTGGCCCAGGGCGATCAGGCGAGCGTAGAACCCTATTGGGAGCTGGCTATGAATGAACCTCTCGTCAGGGGTGAGGAAGAGACGGCCGAATTGCTCCGCAGTACGCTTCAGTCCGTAGTTAAGGAGCACCTGGTAAGCGATGTGCCCGTGGGTGCCTTCTTGAGCGGCGGAATAGACTCCAGTTCCGTGGTGGCTCTTATGGCCAGGGCTATGGATCAGCCAGTGAAGACCTTCTCCATCGGCTTTGAGGATCAATCTTATAACGAGTTGCCCTACGCCCGCCTCGTGGCCGAACGCTTCCAGACTGAGCACCGTGAGGAGCTCGTCAAACCAAATATGGTTGACCTGGTGCCTAAATTGATAGAATATGTCGATGAGCCCTTTGCCGATACATCTCTCATCCCCACCTATCTTGTTTCTTCGCTGGCCAGGAAGGAGGTGAAGGTGGTGCTCTCTGGCGACGGAGGCGATGAGCTCTTCGGCGGTTACGACAACTACCTCGCTCAACGCCTCGATCGTTACTACAGGCTGCTGCCAAACCCAGTCAGAAATCTGATCACCCAGTCTCTGGAGAGAATACCACCCTCCCCGGCCAAGAAGGGTATCATCAATAAACTGAAGAGGTTCGTGGAGGGCTCAAACCTGCCGGAAGAGGGGAGACATTGCCGCTGGATGACCTTCTTCTCGCCCGAAGAGCTGCTAGACGTCTGCTCGGCAGAATTAAGATCAGAGATGAAGTCCATCGATTTTTACGGTGCCTTTCAGGACTATTTCAACCAAGTAAGGGATGAAGACCCCTTGCGCCAGGCTATGTTTGTGGACATCAAGACCTGGATCCCCGATGATATCCTGGCCAAGGTGGACCGCATGAGCATGGCCGTGGGGCTGGAGGCGAGGGTGCCCCTTTTGGATCACGCCTTCGTGGAGTTCGCCGCCCAAATCCCCTCCGTTTACAAAGTGAAGGGACTGGACAGAAAGCATATCTTAAAGAAGGCGATGCAGGGGATGCTACCTGGGGCGATCCTCAACCGCAAGGAAAAGCAGGGATTCAGCATACCGATCAAGAACTGGCTCAGGCATGATCTAAAAGAGATGTTAATGGACACCCTTTCCCCAGAGAGAGTAGCCAGAAGGGGATTCTTCTCCCCAAACTACGTCTCCAGGATTGTCCATGAGCACCTGGAGGAAACGCACGACCACTGGCATCGGCTCTGGGCCCTGCTCGTATTTGACCTGTGGAGCGACGGATATAATGTCTCACTCAGTTGACCGATCAACCGAAGCAGTGAGTCGCTTTTACGACCTGGTCTGGTCTCGCTATGTCCCTGAATACGAGGCCTCCCGAAGGCATCTGGAGTTGTTTTTGAGCGATGCAGAGCTCAGGGGGAAGAGGGTTCTCGACGCCGGGTGTGGAACCGGTATATTCAGCCTGATTATGGGCCATAAAGGAGCAACTGAGGTAATAGGGATTGATATTAGTGAGGGTAGTCTCACCACCGCCAATCAACTGGCACACGCAATGGAGATAAGCAACGTCCGATTTATGCCTGGGGATATGCTGGCTCTCCAATTTCCCGATAACAGCTTTGATCTAATTTGGGCTTGGCGCTCTGTACATCACACCACTGATCCATGGCGAGCGATGACTGAATTAGTGCGGGTAGCTAAGGATGAGGCAACGATCGTTCTGGCCCTTTACAAACAGACAAACCTAACATGGCTGCATAACGGTATAAGACAGTTCTGTTTACGGTTACCGCAGCCTCTGTGGCAGCCAATCTCCAAGCTGCTGGCGCTAGCATTTTATCCCCTGGTCAAAATCAAGGAGGTATTCAGGAAGAAGGCACGCCAAGGTGAGAAGCTAGAGGAGCTGTTCTTAGATTGGTGTTTTGTACCCATCAGGCATCACTTTCGCCCGGAGGATGTCAGGCACTTCCTGAAGCAAAATGGATTCAAGATCGACAAGTTCCTCCCTGGCTCAGGCCGCTTCGAAAGCTCATCTAATTTCATCTTTAAGGCTAAGAGGGAACTCAGAAAATGAGGGTGGCTGTAATCAAACAAAGCGAATGTGTCGGCAAGTGGTGCACCGCT
This window harbors:
- the asnB gene encoding asparagine synthase (glutamine-hydrolyzing); the encoded protein is MCGICGLYIRQTRDQPSEALLRRMTDTLAHRGPDDAGVFLDQQVGLGHRRLSIIDLETGHQPIFNEDKTLAIVCNGEIYNYQELRTELKGKGHLFHTQSDTEVIIHLYEEKGVDCLSHLRGMFAFALWDGLTRTLFLARDRLGIKPLFYALGPQGLVFGSELKAILQAEWAPRDIDVEALHHYLLFDYIAAPHTIFQAVKKLPPAHYLLAQGDQASVEPYWELAMNEPLVRGEEETAELLRSTLQSVVKEHLVSDVPVGAFLSGGIDSSSVVALMARAMDQPVKTFSIGFEDQSYNELPYARLVAERFQTEHREELVKPNMVDLVPKLIEYVDEPFADTSLIPTYLVSSLARKEVKVVLSGDGGDELFGGYDNYLAQRLDRYYRLLPNPVRNLITQSLERIPPSPAKKGIINKLKRFVEGSNLPEEGRHCRWMTFFSPEELLDVCSAELRSEMKSIDFYGAFQDYFNQVRDEDPLRQAMFVDIKTWIPDDILAKVDRMSMAVGLEARVPLLDHAFVEFAAQIPSVYKVKGLDRKHILKKAMQGMLPGAILNRKEKQGFSIPIKNWLRHDLKEMLMDTLSPERVARRGFFSPNYVSRIVHEHLEETHDHWHRLWALLVFDLWSDGYNVSLS
- a CDS encoding glycosyltransferase family 39 protein codes for the protein MLSKAISKKHFMEIAILYLLLGLISIVALKMLDVRISSSSSSFYLPAALSFLGLGQLLLLFALRKEGAIATPKRANGLIIFLAITAVLAAEQTASLFPFATPWLLGILAVIFLTILGLAKDKPLLWHWLPALRRAMATAWRRAVIAFGQSWRPVMLLLILYLIIRLILAFTYVENDEANLVYDAKLIVEGKVPLKDFLARGIPLIYFYAIFVKLFGANLYVIKVLNAFLSTGTLLAIYLIGAALHSRKAGLIAASLFAVSPISLLTNIVTSVSLGASFPVALGTYFFIKSEGGESKPNLFIAGILFSIAYFIRGSAGVYIFLLVLLFIFSSLRPRPRLLITQMLWFTLGGMIPATIIWLFFTWQLGFPAGIIQSHDLVGVFLPMERLGLATSLASIWLTAVMSIYLLALTVAGLAFTPMARPRWGAIVIWIWLLSYLGSYIILGFHRGFSAQFSGEFIAPLSLLAALFITHFQEMAIESGAKTAFIVITTSLVLICTLTLPVRPFFVKEGTLTFVELLGSGVTAETTNKVATYIREHSGPNDEIAVGALQYATQSGRRQMLDLAHAISYNGQNPGVERLKIHPLAEIISYFASHPVRYLIEDDLRPAFPYLDDIKELNYKLVATINGVRIYERAPNKGFAEAAQFVKDNRSPADIVLSSSMLGHLYLGSFNFFALEKGYENYVEQRDGKLVDRWKGAPLLKTTDQLKEVLQHQGRVWFIVPQDRYLNNYSLDFRRYVRETMQLVALYDGVRVYVHDTQRQWPTVQLPMVNLVKNGDFEGLNAQGEPKDWLADSWRGSTQLQSIEQEEMRGNVAKIAKTNGDGGASYVQRLPVKPEQAYHFQCRVKGSGARIVMEFYTSSGYHLERALTYAPKDGPIPSSTEWHNFTFEVEAPAEAATVLIRLAVYGVNTAWFDNIVFNEVEE
- a CDS encoding B12-binding domain-containing radical SAM protein, translated to MARVQVAQVPMGIAYLAAVLEKHQVSVAVIDAYALGVGLTTIRDTIAEHRPKIVGFSCLTPNAPIVYQMTQAIKEQFPWLIVVMGNTHPSVFAAETLREGFADVIVHGEGEYSLLELTQAILGGAAFDSIKGISYREVDSLRHNPPRERILNLDELPFPARHLLPMTRYHLAPHGVIKEPVATMLATRGCPNQCTFCSIGMGRRYRKRSPKNIVDEMEFLVKEYRVRQISFLDALFPLGKQFGKAVCAEIIQRGLQRRSIWTCETRVNAVDLELLEAMREAGCARIAFGIEAGSQQLLDGIKKGFTLEEVRQAVKYARQVGLSTVGLFMLGLPGETTELSRQTIDFALGLNLDFAKFNITVPYPGSELFEQAKGEGRIKLHDWSQFTSYPLYAKSEPVYVPAGMTEEELTTLQAEALRRFYLRPRLILRHLCQVRSLNASGYLAGLMMLWEPLWTKVKRLMVS
- a CDS encoding methyltransferase domain-containing protein; translated protein: MSHSVDRSTEAVSRFYDLVWSRYVPEYEASRRHLELFLSDAELRGKRVLDAGCGTGIFSLIMGHKGATEVIGIDISEGSLTTANQLAHAMEISNVRFMPGDMLALQFPDNSFDLIWAWRSVHHTTDPWRAMTELVRVAKDEATIVLALYKQTNLTWLHNGIRQFCLRLPQPLWQPISKLLALAFYPLVKIKEVFRKKARQGEKLEELFLDWCFVPIRHHFRPEDVRHFLKQNGFKIDKFLPGSGRFESSSNFIFKAKRELRK
- a CDS encoding glycosyltransferase family 4 protein, producing the protein MNILMIAPEPFFQPRGTPFSIYSRLRALSALGHKIDLVTYHIGQNIQIEGVQIHRAYPIPFIHRVKPGPSYKKALLDIPLFIKALALLSRKRYDYIHAHEEAIFFGAIAAKLFNTPYLYDMHSDLAEQLLNFDFTTNRFILSLVKTVQGWVIKDADVVITISRDLEDRVNLLYRSKRAVLIENIAVELNGPAGQEEMWRLREEFRLEDRAIVLYTGTFEPYQGLDLLIRSLPLVAERHPEVIYLLVGGEPAQIEALAQLAEHVGQGERVIFAGSRPVSEMAAFMELAHILVSPRSSGTNTPLKIYSYLQSGKPIIATNLPTHTQALNSSAALLVEPTEQALAEGIIRLLEDANLREELGRKGKTFNESRYNSQSFLIKVKEICDYLESKRHAKFP